From a region of the Thiomicrorhabdus sp. genome:
- a CDS encoding mannose-1-phosphate guanylyltransferase/mannose-6-phosphate isomerase gives MINIILCGGSGTRLWPLSRTMLPKQFVRLFNNRSLFQDTVLRNQPVCSHAFVVSNNEQYFLAVDQLDQINSHSAQFLLEPVGRNTAPAIALACMALDSDDLVLVTTSDHLVKDQAAYEAAISEAKALAEQGNLVTFGIKPTYPEVGFGYIEANGHDVLSFKEKPDADTAQSYIDQGNYYWNSGMFCFKAGVFLDELKQYAPEMYQACEKAMPKDGCDAEIRIELDAMNAIPEDSIDYAVMEQSQKVKVVPCDMGWSDLGSFDALYDEVKQPGLQNAVLSRLDDSPEPICIDSTNNLIVARERQIALVDVEDLLVVDTSDAILVSKKGSSQKVKAVVAKIKKQSPELADIHRLAFRPWGSYEVLVNTEGYKVKRIIVKPGGRLSLQKHFHRNEHWIVVSGTATVTVDDNRCLVRPNESTYIKMGQTHRLENEGKIDLVMVEVQVGEYTGEDDIVRIEDVYGR, from the coding sequence ATGATTAACATCATCCTCTGCGGCGGTTCTGGAACACGTCTTTGGCCTTTAAGCCGTACTATGTTGCCTAAGCAATTTGTGCGTTTATTTAATAATCGCTCCTTGTTTCAAGATACTGTGTTAAGAAACCAGCCTGTGTGTTCACATGCCTTTGTGGTATCGAATAATGAACAATATTTTTTAGCGGTTGATCAGTTAGATCAAATCAATTCTCACTCGGCTCAATTTTTATTAGAACCCGTTGGACGTAATACTGCCCCTGCAATTGCTTTGGCGTGTATGGCATTAGACTCTGATGATTTAGTGTTAGTCACCACCTCAGACCATTTAGTAAAAGACCAAGCCGCTTATGAAGCTGCAATTTCAGAAGCTAAAGCGTTAGCAGAACAAGGTAATTTGGTGACGTTTGGTATTAAACCGACTTATCCAGAAGTAGGCTTTGGCTATATTGAAGCCAATGGTCATGATGTTTTATCGTTTAAAGAAAAGCCCGATGCCGATACCGCTCAATCGTATATTGACCAAGGTAACTATTATTGGAATTCAGGCATGTTCTGTTTTAAAGCGGGTGTATTTTTAGACGAGCTTAAACAATATGCTCCAGAGATGTACCAGGCCTGTGAAAAAGCTATGCCAAAAGATGGTTGTGATGCTGAAATTCGCATTGAACTGGATGCGATGAACGCCATACCAGAAGACAGTATTGATTATGCGGTAATGGAACAATCCCAAAAAGTGAAAGTCGTGCCTTGTGATATGGGTTGGTCTGACCTTGGGAGTTTTGATGCTTTATATGATGAAGTAAAACAACCAGGCCTGCAAAATGCCGTGTTATCGCGTTTAGATGATTCACCCGAACCAATTTGTATTGATTCAACCAATAATCTAATTGTGGCACGTGAACGCCAAATTGCTTTAGTGGACGTAGAAGATCTATTAGTGGTGGATACCTCTGATGCGATTTTAGTCTCTAAAAAAGGCAGTTCGCAAAAGGTAAAAGCCGTTGTGGCCAAAATCAAAAAACAGTCCCCTGAATTAGCCGACATTCACCGCTTGGCATTCCGTCCTTGGGGTTCTTATGAAGTGTTAGTGAACACCGAAGGGTATAAAGTAAAACGCATTATTGTTAAGCCGGGCGGACGTTTATCGTTACAAAAGCATTTTCACCGTAATGAGCACTGGATTGTGGTTTCAGGTACAGCAACGGTCACCGTGGACGATAATCGTTGTTTAGTACGTCCAAATGAATCGACCTACATAAAAATGGGCCAAACCCACCGCTTAGAAAACGAAGGCAAAATCGATTTAGTGATGGTTGAAGTGCAAGTGGGTGAATACACTGGCGAAGATGATATTGTGCGTATTGAAGATGTTTACGGACGTTAA
- a CDS encoding DUF2309 domain-containing protein has protein sequence MKNVSIDIKSPPRLQEAHIAAIRTASDLIAPTWPLDQWIAVNPWWEQRHKPFKDVASHLAALSQINCLPSKTYFESLWMERIQPEHLQKSIDESGLEIDIRMCESHLLSHDEAAHWHNISDLMDSGRNRLHKMAWRDEITHQISQFCAFYYHDSEVYSQFSNGNESLYLSWLKATHADKGIEIVMDEPGLTEVFEQLPDTAEALIAMALDDLDIDTEALTDYAHALLLDINGWASWVAYVRWQGRLNETPKDQMMELLAIRMAWEWVLWSYQKQKNKSVFGELKFLWRHQMARRDALKESNAHAQQITWIWQRAAELAYQDSLHQQMQKPKPEAPPKAIVQAAFCIDVRSEVIRRAFEAQDARIQTLGFAGFFGLPIEYQAPGSSLVRPQLPGLLKPSVRLTPILNESELSQQKSVFNRKARWLDWGSSAPATFSMVEASGLLYAFKLLRNTLFPEAHQHPVNDLDLGKAWQLTQNDLPLTTEQQVELAGGILKAMGLDQNLAKYVMLVGHGSQTCNNPFAAGLDCGACGGQTGELNVRVLAYLLNQAEIRAGLKSQGIEIPEETQFIAALHNTTTDDIQCFDIDEVDSELQDWLEEAANLARQERSTRLGLTHLQGEALHKEIRGRTKDWSQVRPEWGLANNASFIVAPRQRTQHLNLQGRSFLHDYKAENDTDFSLLELIMTAPMVVTNWINLQYYASVCDNYKYGSGNKVLQNVVGGNIGVFEGNGGDLRIGLTMQSIHNGEDWMHEPLRLSVYIDAPQEAIAEIAAKHESVSNLIENEWLYLFSWDRNGNIQRFNGKQWLEVA, from the coding sequence ATGAAAAATGTTTCTATAGACATCAAATCACCGCCTCGCTTGCAAGAAGCACACATTGCAGCTATTAGGACCGCCTCTGATTTAATTGCCCCAACCTGGCCTTTAGATCAGTGGATTGCGGTAAACCCTTGGTGGGAGCAACGTCACAAGCCTTTTAAAGACGTAGCATCACACTTGGCGGCTTTATCACAAATTAATTGCTTGCCAAGTAAAACCTACTTTGAATCTTTGTGGATGGAACGTATTCAGCCTGAACATCTACAAAAATCAATTGATGAATCTGGGTTAGAGATTGATATTCGCATGTGTGAATCACACCTACTTTCTCACGATGAAGCAGCCCATTGGCACAATATCAGTGACTTAATGGACAGCGGTCGTAACCGTCTTCACAAGATGGCTTGGCGTGATGAAATAACACATCAAATCAGTCAATTTTGTGCATTCTATTATCACGATTCAGAGGTTTATAGCCAGTTCAGTAATGGCAATGAAAGCCTGTATTTAAGCTGGCTCAAAGCCACTCATGCCGACAAAGGAATAGAAATTGTCATGGATGAGCCGGGCTTAACTGAAGTGTTTGAACAGCTTCCAGATACGGCTGAAGCTCTAATTGCTATGGCTTTAGATGACTTAGACATTGATACAGAAGCTCTAACTGATTACGCTCATGCCCTTTTACTGGATATTAACGGCTGGGCATCTTGGGTTGCTTATGTACGTTGGCAAGGTCGTTTAAATGAGACACCAAAAGACCAAATGATGGAACTTTTAGCTATACGTATGGCTTGGGAATGGGTGCTTTGGAGCTATCAAAAACAAAAAAACAAGAGTGTCTTTGGAGAACTAAAATTCTTATGGCGTCACCAGATGGCTAGGAGAGATGCTCTAAAAGAGTCCAATGCACATGCCCAACAAATCACTTGGATATGGCAACGTGCGGCTGAGCTAGCGTATCAGGATTCTTTGCATCAACAAATGCAAAAACCAAAGCCAGAAGCTCCACCCAAAGCCATTGTACAGGCAGCGTTTTGTATTGATGTTCGCTCTGAAGTCATTCGTCGTGCTTTTGAAGCCCAAGATGCTCGTATTCAAACCTTAGGGTTTGCAGGTTTCTTTGGTCTACCCATTGAATATCAAGCACCGGGGAGTTCTTTAGTGAGACCACAGTTACCAGGCCTGCTAAAACCTTCTGTTCGGTTAACACCGATATTGAACGAATCAGAACTCAGTCAGCAAAAATCGGTTTTTAACCGAAAAGCACGTTGGTTAGATTGGGGAAGTTCAGCACCCGCTACATTCAGTATGGTCGAAGCGAGTGGTTTACTGTATGCCTTTAAGTTATTGCGTAATACGCTCTTTCCAGAGGCACATCAACACCCTGTAAATGATCTAGACCTAGGAAAGGCATGGCAACTTACACAAAATGATTTGCCTCTTACCACTGAGCAACAAGTTGAGTTAGCTGGTGGGATTTTGAAAGCTATGGGCCTAGACCAAAACCTTGCCAAATATGTCATGTTAGTGGGTCATGGCAGCCAAACCTGTAACAACCCGTTTGCAGCAGGTTTAGACTGCGGTGCCTGTGGTGGTCAAACCGGAGAGCTTAACGTAAGAGTATTAGCCTACTTGCTTAACCAGGCTGAAATTCGCGCAGGCTTAAAATCACAAGGTATTGAAATACCGGAAGAAACGCAATTTATTGCCGCCCTTCACAATACCACCACCGATGACATTCAATGCTTTGACATTGACGAAGTGGACAGTGAATTACAAGACTGGTTAGAAGAAGCGGCTAACTTAGCAAGACAAGAGAGATCAACTCGTTTAGGTTTAACGCATCTTCAAGGTGAAGCTCTTCATAAAGAGATTCGTGGTAGAACAAAAGACTGGTCTCAGGTTCGACCAGAATGGGGGTTAGCCAATAACGCATCCTTTATTGTTGCCCCGCGTCAACGTACGCAACATTTAAACCTGCAAGGTCGCAGTTTTTTACATGACTATAAAGCCGAAAATGATACCGACTTCAGTTTGCTAGAACTGATTATGACCGCACCAATGGTAGTGACAAACTGGATCAACCTGCAATATTACGCCTCAGTTTGTGACAACTATAAATATGGCAGTGGTAACAAAGTGTTGCAAAATGTCGTAGGTGGCAATATAGGTGTGTTTGAAGGTAATGGTGGCGATTTACGGATAGGTTTAACCATGCAATCAATTCACAACGGTGAAGATTGGATGCACGAACCTTTACGTCTCAGTGTATACATTGATGCACCACAAGAAGCTATTGCTGAGATTGCTGCAAAACATGAAAGCGTAAGTAACTTAATAGAAAACGAATGGTTGTATTTGTTTAGTTGGGACCGTAACGGAAATATTCAACGCTTCAATGGCAAGCAATGGTTAGAAGTGGCTTAA
- a CDS encoding O-antigen ligase family protein has product MEYKDSTQKSLLQRIIVAGLLTLIIWAPLPLGSNRDWSAALLILLVAILALLWAIHLFKHPESNTKLKLPGLVMLAMLVFTQLWVGFQWLFDLSARPGQTFQYLMLGISYTLMFLMVISLFNTRKRLTLLLSVLVASGAFQAFWGASMVLSQVEWLFGVPKEHYLGKATGTFVNRNHLAGYLEMTIGLGIGLMLALRDGQPFRWRNIIELLLGPKTKLRLALVIMVIGLVMTQSRMGNAGFFSSLIIVGAVFIAITKQHRLRNSILLVSFIVIDMIVISQYFGLERLKDRLVNTEVSVSQEADGKLIFDINDLRGLAFTNSIPLAEEKPWIGHGAGSFEVVFMGHAGPNFGGHFDHAHNDYIQFWVEYGLIGSLPLVIFTLIALYQAFRALKNKQSNYRSGVGFGAAMAMIAIIIHSASDFNLQIPANAMTYVVVAAIAVLANTHKNKKLRKQII; this is encoded by the coding sequence ATGGAATACAAAGACAGTACTCAAAAATCTCTGTTACAACGGATTATTGTAGCGGGATTACTTACCTTAATTATTTGGGCACCATTGCCATTAGGCAGTAATCGAGACTGGTCAGCGGCATTATTAATACTATTGGTCGCAATCTTAGCTTTGTTATGGGCAATTCATCTATTTAAACATCCTGAATCAAATACCAAATTAAAATTACCAGGCCTGGTCATGTTGGCTATGTTGGTTTTTACTCAATTATGGGTTGGTTTTCAGTGGTTATTTGATCTATCTGCCAGGCCTGGTCAAACCTTTCAATATCTCATGTTGGGCATTAGCTATACCTTAATGTTCTTAATGGTCATAAGCCTATTCAACACGCGTAAACGATTAACCTTGTTATTAAGTGTGTTAGTTGCCAGTGGTGCTTTTCAAGCATTTTGGGGGGCGTCTATGGTTCTATCTCAGGTAGAGTGGCTTTTTGGCGTGCCAAAAGAGCATTATCTAGGCAAAGCCACGGGAACTTTTGTAAACCGTAATCATCTAGCAGGCTATTTAGAGATGACAATAGGCCTAGGAATCGGTTTGATGTTAGCTTTGCGCGATGGTCAGCCTTTTCGTTGGCGAAACATTATCGAACTCTTGCTAGGCCCAAAAACCAAGTTGCGTTTAGCCTTGGTGATTATGGTGATTGGTTTGGTCATGACACAATCAAGAATGGGCAATGCAGGCTTTTTTAGCAGTTTAATTATTGTGGGGGCGGTGTTTATTGCCATTACTAAGCAACACCGTTTACGTAACAGTATTTTGCTAGTCAGTTTTATCGTGATTGATATGATTGTTATTAGCCAATATTTTGGTTTGGAGCGTTTAAAAGACAGGCTAGTTAATACCGAGGTCAGTGTAAGCCAAGAGGCAGACGGCAAATTAATTTTTGATATAAACGATTTACGAGGATTAGCATTTACCAACTCAATTCCATTAGCGGAAGAAAAGCCATGGATAGGTCATGGTGCTGGTAGTTTTGAAGTCGTTTTTATGGGCCATGCTGGGCCAAACTTTGGTGGGCATTTTGACCACGCTCACAATGATTACATTCAATTTTGGGTTGAGTACGGTCTTATTGGTAGTTTGCCGTTGGTTATATTTACGCTAATCGCTTTATATCAAGCCTTTAGAGCCTTAAAAAACAAACAATCAAACTATCGCAGTGGCGTGGGTTTTGGAGCGGCTATGGCGATGATAGCCATAATTATTCACTCTGCTTCTGATTTTAATTTACAAATTCCAGCCAATGCGATGACTTATGTTGTGGTCGCGGCTATTGCTGTATTAGCCAATACTCACAAAAATAAAAAACTAAGAAAACAAATCATTTAA
- a CDS encoding GDP-mannose 4,6-dehydratase, whose amino-acid sequence MLQAASGRRKSITVFGRDYTTDDGTCIRDYIHINDLCSAHALALEFIQSGKGRGALAYNLGNGQGFSVQQVIDAVVKVVAKDGYSLTVEDGERRAGDPAVLVVDATQAKTLLGWKPKYADLETIINHAWAWEKKVFNRKT is encoded by the coding sequence ATTTTACAAGCCGCTTCTGGACGTAGAAAATCGATTACTGTTTTTGGACGAGATTACACTACTGACGATGGTACTTGTATTCGTGACTATATTCACATCAATGACTTGTGTTCTGCACATGCCTTGGCTTTAGAGTTTATTCAATCTGGAAAAGGCCGTGGGGCTTTGGCCTATAACTTAGGAAATGGTCAAGGGTTCTCGGTTCAACAAGTAATTGATGCCGTAGTTAAGGTAGTAGCAAAAGATGGTTATAGCCTAACGGTTGAAGACGGCGAACGCCGAGCGGGCGACCCGGCTGTTTTAGTTGTCGATGCGACTCAAGCTAAAACTTTATTGGGGTGGAAACCCAAATATGCAGATTTAGAAACCATTATTAATCACGCCTGGGCTTGGGAGAAGAAGGTATTTAACCGCAAAACTTAA
- a CDS encoding undecaprenyl-phosphate glucose phosphotransferase: MIQATTGLRSNDNAPSIFRIFDITILVITLIIIVSVYGLTFNNNHVMVLTLTLVFFLYLTEAMGLYRKLRLGKFTQRVMVIFASTTLSFLLLTSTLFLIKESEQFSRLVIFSWYIFSLIGFVGWRLIFRHTKRNLYKQGINLRKVAIIGLNPVARTLLREIEKYPELGLEFVGFYDDRDKGRLKGDLSQLKGNVSDALKLAQDGTLDSVYICIPLIAETRIARIIHTLSDSTVNVFMVPDFLLSTLMHGNIGTLGNLDTISVFEEPLSGSKEFYKRSFDIVFSLFVLVLISPILLAIAIAIKATSKGPILFKQDRYGLDGKKIGVHKFRSMKVMENTDKVVQATKNDTRITKVGAFLRKTSLDELPQFFDVLIGKMSVVGPRPHAVAHNEEYRKLVDYYMLRHKVKPGITGWAQINGWRGETDTIEKMEKRVEYDLQYIRNWSLWWDFKIVFMTVFKGFINKNAY, from the coding sequence ATGATTCAAGCTACTACTGGATTACGGTCAAACGACAATGCACCTTCAATTTTTCGTATATTTGATATCACTATTTTGGTAATAACACTTATTATTATTGTTAGTGTGTACGGCTTAACTTTTAATAATAATCATGTAATGGTTCTTACCCTTACTTTAGTTTTTTTCTTGTATTTAACTGAAGCGATGGGACTTTATCGTAAACTACGTTTAGGAAAATTTACCCAACGAGTAATGGTGATTTTTGCATCAACTACGTTAAGTTTTTTACTACTCACCTCCACCCTATTTTTGATTAAAGAGAGTGAACAATTCTCTCGTCTTGTTATTTTTAGTTGGTATATTTTCTCTTTAATTGGCTTTGTTGGCTGGCGACTCATTTTTCGCCACACTAAAAGAAATTTATATAAACAAGGGATTAATTTAAGAAAGGTGGCCATTATTGGCCTTAACCCAGTGGCGAGAACGTTACTTAGAGAGATTGAAAAATACCCTGAATTGGGTTTGGAGTTTGTTGGCTTTTACGATGATCGAGATAAAGGACGTTTAAAAGGCGACTTAAGCCAGCTTAAGGGCAATGTAAGTGATGCCTTAAAATTAGCCCAAGATGGCACCTTAGACAGTGTTTATATTTGCATACCGTTAATAGCTGAAACCCGAATTGCACGCATTATTCATACTTTAAGTGACTCCACAGTAAACGTATTTATGGTGCCCGATTTTTTATTAAGCACCTTAATGCACGGCAATATTGGTACCTTAGGCAACTTAGATACTATTAGTGTTTTTGAAGAACCTCTGTCTGGCAGTAAAGAATTTTATAAACGCTCATTTGACATTGTCTTTAGCCTTTTTGTTTTGGTATTAATCTCGCCGATTCTTTTAGCGATTGCAATAGCCATTAAAGCTACCTCTAAAGGACCGATTCTGTTTAAACAAGACCGTTATGGATTAGATGGTAAAAAGATTGGGGTTCATAAGTTTAGATCCATGAAAGTAATGGAAAATACCGATAAAGTGGTTCAAGCCACTAAAAATGACACCCGCATTACCAAAGTGGGTGCTTTTTTACGCAAAACCTCTTTAGATGAATTGCCGCAGTTTTTTGATGTTTTGATTGGCAAAATGTCTGTTGTTGGCCCCCGTCCTCACGCCGTTGCACATAATGAAGAATACCGTAAACTGGTGGATTACTACATGCTAAGACACAAAGTAAAACCAGGCATTACCGGCTGGGCTCAAATCAACGGTTGGCGTGGTGAAACCGATACCATTGAAAAAATGGAAAAACGTGTTGAATACGATTTGCAATACATTCGTAACTGGTCACTATGGTGGGATTTCAAGATTGTATTTATGACGGTGTTTAAAGGTTTCATTAATAAAAACGCTTATTAG
- a CDS encoding glycosyltransferase, translated as MKVLNVAETTKGGIETYFGSLSRSKKLKNEFLAVGYDISIIDITDKKSRLKNLLTLCYILFFKVNLKSYDVIFLHSTFAGLLRILVYPYAKLFNIKVVYCSHGWAFDMEEDKKSFKNNLYIFTEKLLTHFSDIVFCISQSDLNSAYSAGLSKNKLVLNWNGVRASSVESSNETKARQTSNVKVLFVGRLDRQKGLYEFLTTIKSISHNLNKEIEFTIIGEPVRNDSPELYEVLDQAIDNVKIIQLGWVANDNLDYYFKETDFVIVPSLWEGFGLIVAEALRNGKPVFASAVGSLPFMLNSKTGWLFDAKDRASLEKNFKDVINKELYKKISSEDCLNYFYENFHEDIMNKNYLLNFEKLYA; from the coding sequence ATGAAAGTTTTAAATGTTGCTGAAACTACGAAAGGTGGCATAGAAACTTATTTTGGTTCTTTATCACGTTCAAAAAAATTAAAAAATGAGTTTTTGGCTGTTGGCTATGATATTTCAATTATTGATATTACAGATAAAAAAAGTCGTCTAAAAAACCTCTTAACCCTTTGCTATATATTGTTTTTTAAAGTTAATTTAAAATCATACGATGTAATTTTTCTACATAGTACTTTTGCAGGCCTACTCAGAATACTTGTCTATCCATACGCTAAATTGTTCAATATTAAAGTAGTTTATTGCAGCCATGGCTGGGCTTTTGATATGGAAGAAGATAAAAAAAGCTTTAAAAACAATCTTTATATTTTTACAGAAAAACTTTTAACACATTTCAGTGATATTGTTTTTTGTATTTCTCAGTCTGACTTAAATTCAGCTTATTCAGCAGGTCTATCAAAAAACAAATTGGTATTAAATTGGAATGGTGTACGGGCAAGTTCAGTTGAATCATCTAATGAAACCAAAGCACGACAAACTTCAAATGTAAAAGTTTTATTTGTTGGGCGGTTAGATCGCCAAAAAGGTTTATATGAATTTTTAACGACGATCAAAAGCATATCTCACAATCTAAATAAAGAAATCGAGTTTACAATTATTGGTGAACCCGTAAGAAATGATAGCCCTGAACTTTACGAAGTATTAGACCAAGCCATCGATAATGTCAAAATAATACAACTTGGTTGGGTAGCAAATGATAATTTAGATTACTATTTTAAAGAAACGGATTTTGTTATTGTACCTTCCCTTTGGGAAGGGTTTGGCTTAATCGTGGCCGAGGCTTTACGAAATGGTAAACCTGTATTTGCATCAGCCGTAGGGTCACTACCTTTTATGCTTAACTCTAAAACTGGATGGTTGTTTGATGCGAAAGATAGAGCTTCTTTAGAAAAGAATTTTAAAGACGTGATAAACAAAGAACTTTATAAAAAAATTAGCTCAGAAGATTGTTTAAATTATTTTTATGAAAACTTTCACGAAGACATTATGAATAAAAACTACTTACTTAATTTTGAGAAACTTTATGCCTAA
- a CDS encoding NADH-quinone oxidoreductase subunit L, with protein sequence MNIQIVWSILIYAIPLLFLIGAGTNLYRVNWKMAKWITGLTFAMSVVFGLLVVSNGVSLSLIQNEGWLNPSNSSVIMLILISFIALINVRFSETYMSGNAEEEARFLRWLMMALAAVTVVVISNHLLILLAAWVAISSSLHKLLVFYPQRQRAVLAAYKKFIFARIAEFTLFIAILLLHYETGSWLISDVYKAMESQPELSFTMQIAAILLALTALIKCAQLPLHGWLIQVVEAPTPVSALLHAGIINLGGFLMILFAPLIMQSAVAQWLLLIVGGLTTVVAALVMMTKVSIKVRLAWSTMSQMGLMLVECGLGLYELALLHLVTHSCYKAYAFLNSGTEVETDLKRRLALPKMPVVTQWLISAVFAFGFVAIIIMSFGLSGPYSPWLLLGIAIMILLAEKDSRTQKGSLLGVLSMAVILITAYSLQKYGAGFIVHQMPPATGVWGDLLIGLLLVIFLLLYWVMRYWPNHPKIVHFRVDLYAGFYLDEWVTRLNLKLFPKRLPVRVNPKQLQIPEKEMIQ encoded by the coding sequence ATGAATATACAAATTGTTTGGTCAATTTTAATCTATGCCATACCCCTGCTCTTTTTAATAGGAGCAGGCACAAACCTTTATAGGGTTAATTGGAAGATGGCTAAGTGGATCACTGGGCTAACGTTTGCTATGTCAGTCGTATTTGGTTTATTAGTGGTCTCCAACGGAGTATCTTTATCTCTCATTCAAAATGAGGGATGGTTAAACCCTTCAAATAGCAGTGTGATTATGTTGATTTTAATCAGCTTTATTGCACTCATCAATGTGCGTTTCTCTGAAACCTATATGTCAGGTAATGCAGAAGAAGAAGCTCGTTTTTTACGTTGGCTAATGATGGCTTTAGCCGCAGTAACCGTTGTGGTAATTAGTAATCATTTACTCATTTTACTGGCCGCTTGGGTAGCGATTAGCAGCAGCCTTCACAAGCTTTTGGTGTTTTATCCACAACGTCAACGTGCAGTATTAGCAGCATATAAAAAATTTATTTTTGCTCGTATTGCAGAATTTACCTTGTTCATAGCCATTTTACTTTTACATTACGAAACTGGTTCTTGGTTAATTAGCGATGTTTATAAAGCAATGGAATCTCAACCAGAGTTATCTTTTACTATGCAGATTGCCGCCATTTTATTAGCTCTAACGGCCTTAATTAAGTGTGCTCAATTACCTTTGCATGGTTGGTTAATTCAAGTGGTCGAGGCCCCAACTCCGGTATCGGCATTATTGCACGCAGGGATTATTAACCTGGGTGGCTTCTTAATGATTCTGTTTGCCCCACTCATCATGCAGTCTGCGGTTGCCCAATGGTTGCTGTTAATTGTGGGCGGTCTAACCACGGTGGTGGCGGCGTTAGTTATGATGACTAAGGTTAGTATCAAAGTGCGTTTGGCTTGGTCTACCATGTCGCAAATGGGATTAATGTTGGTTGAGTGTGGTTTAGGGTTGTATGAGTTAGCACTATTACACTTGGTTACTCACTCTTGTTACAAGGCCTATGCATTCTTAAACTCTGGTACCGAAGTGGAGACCGATTTAAAACGCCGTTTGGCCTTACCAAAAATGCCGGTTGTGACTCAATGGTTGATCAGTGCTGTATTTGCCTTTGGTTTTGTCGCAATCATTATTATGTCATTTGGCTTATCAGGCCCTTATAGCCCATGGTTACTCCTTGGTATTGCCATTATGATTTTATTGGCCGAAAAAGACAGTCGCACCCAAAAAGGGAGTTTACTTGGGGTATTGAGTATGGCTGTTATTTTAATCACGGCTTATAGCTTACAAAAATATGGTGCGGGGTTCATTGTTCATCAAATGCCGCCTGCCACAGGAGTATGGGGTGACCTTTTGATTGGCCTGTTATTAGTGATATTTCTATTACTGTATTGGGTAATGCGATATTGGCCAAACCATCCAAAAATTGTGCACTTTAGAGTCGATTTATACGCTGGGTTTTATTTAGATGAATGGGTAACTCGTCTTAACTTAAAACTGTTCCCAAAACGTTTACCAGTCAGGGTGAATCCAAAACAACTGCAAATACCTGAAAAGGAGATGATTCAATGA
- a CDS encoding glycosyltransferase family 2 protein, translating into MIKYSVIVPVYNTYQYVKNIIDWFETEYKNRDLKDIELVIIDDGSIEKPNYVIEHPGIKVYKKENGGVSSARNMGTLKSTGEYILFLDSDDMYSTGIFNILDQQASHNADTILFSIQKNMGKKTKHICNKYAVLSSKESLENFFIKKVRLHICGLATKKDNLISHNLFFDESIHFSEDILFIATLLANSNKCIFIENFLYLHTVREGSAMNSYMNEKALTHLIAFEKIAQLGYQFCDEKIVNFFIATCYVNLINFLVTHKTQNSELFDGIISKQSFLKKKMKLNLTYYSLSILTLRALMFVDNILNYRLLRSISIVKPRLKSEQK; encoded by the coding sequence ATGATTAAGTATTCAGTAATAGTGCCCGTTTATAACACCTACCAATATGTAAAAAACATTATTGATTGGTTTGAAACTGAATATAAAAACCGTGATTTAAAGGATATTGAGTTGGTCATTATTGATGATGGATCAATAGAAAAGCCTAATTATGTGATTGAACACCCAGGAATAAAAGTTTATAAAAAAGAAAATGGTGGCGTATCGAGTGCTAGAAATATGGGAACACTCAAATCCACAGGTGAATACATTCTTTTTTTAGATTCCGATGATATGTACTCCACTGGTATTTTTAATATCCTTGACCAACAAGCTAGTCATAATGCTGACACCATTCTTTTTTCAATACAAAAAAATATGGGGAAAAAGACAAAACATATTTGCAATAAGTACGCAGTTCTTTCAAGTAAAGAAAGTCTAGAAAACTTTTTTATTAAAAAAGTTAGATTACATATTTGTGGGCTGGCGACAAAAAAGGATAATTTAATATCACACAATCTTTTTTTTGATGAAAGTATTCATTTTAGTGAAGATATTCTTTTTATTGCGACTTTACTAGCTAATTCAAATAAATGTATCTTTATAGAAAACTTTCTTTACTTGCACACTGTTCGTGAAGGTTCAGCAATGAATAGCTACATGAATGAAAAGGCACTTACACACCTAATCGCTTTTGAAAAAATAGCACAACTTGGTTATCAGTTTTGCGATGAAAAAATTGTTAATTTTTTCATCGCAACTTGTTATGTCAATCTAATTAATTTTTTAGTGACCCACAAAACTCAAAACTCAGAACTATTTGATGGAATTATTTCTAAGCAGTCCTTTCTGAAAAAGAAAATGAAACTTAATCTGACTTATTATTCTTTAAGTATATTAACACTTAGAGCTCTTATGTTTGTTGACAACATTTTAAATTACCGTCTTTTACGAAGCATCTCTATCGTTAAACCTCGTCTTAAAAGTGAACAAAAATGA